The DNA region GCTTCATCCACATTTTACTCGTCATCGCCGTCATCGTTATTCTGGTCCGCGTCATCCGAGGGGCCGTGTAACTACGTCGACGTTATTTTTTATTCTGATGATCTTAACAGAAGGCTCCTGCAACGGGAGCCTTTTGTTTGTGGAAAATCCGATCTTTTCTTGGGCTGTTACGCAAAATCGCTTTACATTTGGTGCCGGATTTTAATGGGCTATCGATCATCGCACATATCATGAACCTGTGGAAGGGCTTCGGTCTTCTACAGGTTTCGTTGCGAATAAGCCCTCCACTTTCGTGAAACCTATTGCCCATGCCCCGCGATCACAGCATCCAATCCGTTCTCATCATCGGCAGCGGCCCTATCATCATCGGCCAGGCCTGCGAATTTGACTACTCCGGCTCTCAGGCGTCTCGCTCTCTTCGCGAAGAGGGAATCGAGGTCGCGCTGATCAACTCGAACCCGGCCACTATCATGACCGACCCGGTCACGGCCGATCACATCTACCTCCGGCCTCTGGAGAAGAAGTACATCGTCGAGATTCTGGAAAAACACCAGGCGATGGGTAACCCCATCGACGCGGTGTTGCCCACCATGGGCGGCCAGACGGCCCTGAACCTCGCCATCGAGTGCGATAAGGCCGGCATCTGGAAGAAGTATAATGTGAAAATTATCGGTGTCGACATCCGTGCCATCCAGACGACCGAAGACCGCGAGCAGTTCCGCCTGAAAATGAAGGAACTCAACGTCAACGTCTGCGAAGGAGCCACCGCGCGCTCGTTTCTGGAAGGAAAAGAAATTGCGCAGCGCATCGGCTTTCCGCTGGTCATCCGCCCGTCGTTTACGCTGGGTGGTACCGGAGGGGGCTTTGTCGAGAAACCTGAGGATTTCGACAAGGCGCTCGACTACGGCCTGCACGCCTCGCCTATCCACGAAGTGTTGGTAGAGCAGAGCATCTTGGGCTGGAAAGAATATGAGCTGGAACTGCTGCGCGACGGCGCTGGCAACGTTATCATCATCTGTTCGATCGAAAACTTCGATCCGATGGGCGTCCACACGGGCGACTCCATCACGGTGGCCCCGGCCATGACCCTTCCCGATACGGTTTATCAGGAGATGCGCAACCTGGCCATCCGGATGATGAACGGCATCGGGCAGTTTGCCGGCGGCTGTAACGTACAGTTTGCGGTCGATCCTGAAACCGACGATATCGTGGGGATCGAGATCAACCCCCGGGTATCGCGCTCGTCGGCACTGGCCTCCAAGGCGACGGGGTACCCCATCGCCAAAGTGGCGGCGAAGCTCGCCATCGGCTACAACCTGGACGAACTGAAAAACCAGATCACCAAAACCACGTCGGCCTTCTTCGAGCCTGCGCTCGACTACGTCATCGTGAAGATTCCGCGCTGGAACTTCGACAAATTTGTCGGCGCCGACCGCGAACTCGGTCTGCAGATGCGTTCGGTAGGCGAAGTAATGGGCATCGGGAAGAACTTCCAGGAAGCTCTACAAAAGGCCTGTCAGTCGCTGGAAATCAAGCGCAACGGCCTGGGTGCCGACGGACGCGAACTGCGCGATCAGGACAAGATTCTCTACAGCCTGAAGCACCCGAGCTGGAACCGGCTCTTCCACATCTACGATGCCATCAAGCTGGGCATTCCGATGAAGACGATCCAGGAACTGACCAAAATCGACCGCTGGTTCCTGACTCAGATCGAAGAGCTGATTGCGCTGGAGCGGGAGATAGAGCACTTCACGCTCGACACCCTGCCGAAAGAGCTGTTGATGGAAGCCAAGCAAAAAGGCTATGCCGACCGGCAGATTGCGCACCTGTTGCGTTGCCTCGAAAGCGAGGTTTATAAGAAACGTAACGATATCG from Catalinimonas alkaloidigena includes:
- the carB gene encoding carbamoyl-phosphate synthase large subunit — translated: MPRDHSIQSVLIIGSGPIIIGQACEFDYSGSQASRSLREEGIEVALINSNPATIMTDPVTADHIYLRPLEKKYIVEILEKHQAMGNPIDAVLPTMGGQTALNLAIECDKAGIWKKYNVKIIGVDIRAIQTTEDREQFRLKMKELNVNVCEGATARSFLEGKEIAQRIGFPLVIRPSFTLGGTGGGFVEKPEDFDKALDYGLHASPIHEVLVEQSILGWKEYELELLRDGAGNVIIICSIENFDPMGVHTGDSITVAPAMTLPDTVYQEMRNLAIRMMNGIGQFAGGCNVQFAVDPETDDIVGIEINPRVSRSSALASKATGYPIAKVAAKLAIGYNLDELKNQITKTTSAFFEPALDYVIVKIPRWNFDKFVGADRELGLQMRSVGEVMGIGKNFQEALQKACQSLEIKRNGLGADGRELRDQDKILYSLKHPSWNRLFHIYDAIKLGIPMKTIQELTKIDRWFLTQIEELIALEREIEHFTLDTLPKELLMEAKQKGYADRQIAHLLRCLESEVYKKRNDIGIRRVYKLVDTCAAEFEAKTPYYYSTFADENESAVSDRKKVIVLGSGPNRIGQGIEFDYSCVHGVLAAKELGYETIMINCNPETVSTDFDVADKLYFEPVFWEHIYDIILHEKPEGVIVQLGGQTALKLAEKLNRYGIKIFGTSFEALDLAEDRGSFSSLLRDNGIPYPKFGVIEDAERALDLADELGFPLLVRPSYVLGGQSMKIVINKQELEHHVIDILRDLPDNKILLDHFLENAIEAEADAISDGEDVYIIGIMEHIEPAGIHSGDSYAVLPAFDLSENVLNQIRDYTRRIALAMNTVGLLNIQFAIKDEVVYVIEANPRASRTVPFICKAYGENYVNYAAKIMLGEAKLKDFNFQPHLDGYAIKIPVFSFNKFKNVNKELGPEMKSTGEAIYFIENLEDDFFVKVYAERNLYLSR